In Topomyia yanbarensis strain Yona2022 chromosome 2, ASM3024719v1, whole genome shotgun sequence, one DNA window encodes the following:
- the LOC131684933 gene encoding G-box-binding factor-like yields MTSSGYVASVNALNMFDKLHTSTVSPFLSSAPAAASLPPTEVLFDAFNVTSSTVAIASPSQTPTLITSPVDGAGAEEFVVLPGPEDVLLFNSSNGLYQQSVTLTARMYPIEATAAKSIWGLPTLIWAILIGTIVILIVILATLFFCCWLQPRTRKLLASSYYTGSTVSHNTIVPKSQTSDSNQLVMPLSIGICPPHYSAPPPPTSSSSGTSSGSNHHSNQQSCPASSSGIPCHPGSSGSNSTSQTAGHHGKYGSSPQYTHQYHQQQYQHHHQCIHHQQQQQQQQQQQYHAHYAHMQQQQQQQQSSQYAQAHQQTLQQYYNQQQQQQHQHQQLTQYMHPAQQQSLQQQQQREHQIQQQQHHYHHQQQQQQQQQQHHHQPQQQQQHHHQQNQLVHHKSMWAINPLYASSGVINDSTSAGGRGGIGGDGRRDNDDDAVGSTSYRTRSLPSWGKNKQRPLSNADDLEELYAKVNFSKKRRNRMRNDEAAIIALSRSRSQNLSSLPLADQDAVVVYDERTAL; encoded by the exons ATGACATCGTCTGGCTACGTAGCCAGcgtcaatgcgttgaacatgTTCGACAAACTGCACACTTCCACTGTGAGCCCCTTCCTATCATCGGCGCCGGCAGCGGCATCCTTGCCGCCTACGGAAGTGCTGTTTGACGCCTTCAATGTCACCTCCTCAACGGTGGCCATCGCCTCCCCCAGTCAAACGCCTACGCTCATAACCTCGCCAGTTGATGGGGCTGGCGCGGAAGAGTTCGTGGTGCTGCCAG GGCCAGAGGACGTGCTGCTGTTCAACAGTTCCAATGGTCTTTACCAGCAATCGGTGACGCTAACCGCCCGGATGTATCCGATTGAGGCCACCGCGGCGAAGTCAATCTGGGGCTTACCGACGCTGATCTGGGCGATCCTGATCGGGACCATTGTGATACTGATCGTGATTCTAGCGACACTTTTCTTCTGCTGTTGGCTACAGCCGAGGACGCGAAAACTGCTAGCTTCCAGTTACTATACCGGAAGCACTG TTTCTCACAATACGATCGTGCCGAAATCTCAAACCAGTGATTCTAATCAGCTAGTGATGCCCTTGTCTATCGGCATATGTCCACCACATTACAGTGCACCTCCTCCCCCTACCAGCAGTAGCAGTGGAACCAGCAGTGGCAGCAACCATCACTCCAACCAACAGAGCTGTCCGGCCTCATCAAGCGGAATCCCGTGTCATCCTGGCAGTAGTGGAAGCAACAGCACTAGTCAAACGGCCGGACATCACGGCAAATACGGTAGTTCGCCACAGTATACGCACCAATATCATCAGCAACAATATCAGCACCACCATCAGTGCATCCATCatcaacaacagcaacagcagcagcaacaacaacaatatcATGCTCATTACGCTCacatgcagcagcagcagcaacagcagcaaagTAGTCAATATGCACAGGCTCATCAGCAAACGCTACAACAGTATTACaatcagcaacagcagcagcaacatcaGCATCAACAATTAACTCAATACATGCATCCTGCTCAGCAACAGTCactgcaacagcagcaacagag GGAACATCaaattcagcagcagcagcatcactATCAccaccagcaacaacaacaacaacaacaacaacagcaccaTCACCAaccacagcagcagcagcagcaccaccATCAGCAGAACCAATTGGTGCACCACAAATCCATGTGGGCCATTAATCCACTGTACGCTTCCAGCGGGG TAATCAACGACAGTACTTCTGCGGGTGGACGAGGAGGAATAGGAGGGGACGGTCGGCGTGATAATGATGACGATGCGGTTGGAAGCACTTCCTACCGGACACGATCACTGCCATCGTGGGGTAAAAATAAACAACGGCCACTGTCTAACGCGGACGACCTGGAGGAACTGTATGCAAAG